The following are encoded together in the Bradyrhizobium sp. CCGUVB1N3 genome:
- a CDS encoding cytidine deaminase: MLSNEDKELIAAATAAISQRYRNDWQEVGAAMRTRDGRIVTGVNIDAYIGRIAVCAEAIAIGRAITETGDRGIETIVAVRHPKPDEPGDIAVVSPCGICRELIHDYDAKARVIVPDNGREPKVVSIGELLPNKYRRGNE; the protein is encoded by the coding sequence ATGCTGAGCAACGAAGACAAGGAACTCATCGCCGCCGCGACAGCAGCGATCAGCCAACGTTATCGCAACGACTGGCAGGAGGTGGGGGCGGCGATGCGCACGCGCGACGGCCGCATCGTCACCGGCGTGAACATCGACGCCTATATCGGCCGCATCGCGGTCTGCGCCGAGGCGATCGCGATCGGACGCGCCATCACCGAGACCGGTGACCGCGGCATCGAGACCATCGTCGCCGTGCGCCACCCCAAGCCTGACGAGCCTGGCGATATCGCCGTCGTCTCACCCTGCGGCATCTGCCGCGAGCTGATCCACGATTACGACGCCAAGGCGCGGGTCATCGTTCCCGACAACGGCCGCGAGCCGAAGGTCGTCAGCATCGGCGAGCTGCTGCCGAACAAATACCGGCGAGGCAACGAGTGA